The genomic segment TGACGCGCGAAATCGACCATGAGCCCGTTGAACCTGGCCACCGAGACATTGCCGAGGGTACGGGTGGCCTCCTCCAGCATTTCCACGCGCTCGGAGACTGTAAACAGCGGGTCTTTGCCGGGATTGTTCAAGACGGCAACAACGAGATGGTCAAACAGCTTTGACCCGCGCTGGATCAAATCGACATGCCCGTTGGTAGGCGGATCGAACGTGCCAGGGTAGATTGCTTTGACAGGCATGGCTGCTCCAAAGGGATTTTAGCAGCGTGACTGGAGACATCTCGCGCAAACTCAATAAGTAGGCGCGAGTTCTTCCTCCTCTGTCCGGCTGCTCTCCAGAGCCGCAATATAGATGGAGATGACCGTGATGTCGTCGTTCTGGCCAAAGCGCTTGGCAGTTTGCGCAATATAACGTGCCGACTCGTTGGAAACCTGCTGCGTCCGCTCGAAACCAAACAGCTCGCCGTCATCATTCTGGGCTTCAACCACGCCATCGGAGAGGAAGATAACGCGCATGCCCTGCTGCAGCTGGAACCGCACCTGCTCGTAAGTCATGCCGGGGATCACGCCCAGCGGCAGCCCCGGAGGCAGCTCGATCTCCCGTCCGTCGCGATACGGGCTAAGGTGGCCGGCATTGGCTACGTCCATGCTTCCATCGCGATAGATGCGCGCACAAACGCACGTGGAGAAGCTGACCACCGCGTCTTTGTCTTTGCTGCGCGCTGCCTGCGAACCCGCCGCGCCAATCAGAACGTTGTTCAGGTGCTGCAGGATGGTGGCCGGGTCGCGCGAGAGATCGTTGCGGAACGCCCCCACCAGAGTGCTGGCATTCATCGCGGCCTGCAGCCCTTTTCCGCTGACGTCACCGGCGACGATGAGCAGTGAGCCGTCCTCAACCGGCAGCACCTGGAAGAAGTCGCCGCCCACACCGTTCACGGGGACATACGCGCTCTCGAGCATGAAGTGCTTATTCGAGGGCAGCTCCGTGGGTATCAGCATGGCCTGCACGCTGCGCGCGGCGGCTATTTCGGCGTTCGACCGCTGCTCCTCCTGGCTGACGCGCACAAACCGATACAGAATGACTGCGATCAGGCTAGCCAGGAAGATGGCGAAGCTGAGGTTGCTGATGCCGAACTGGATAGGCCCCAGGCTGAACCGGTGGTTGGCCATTTTGTCCGAGATCCAGCGCTTGTCTGCCATGTACATCAGCACCGTGTCGATCGAGTCCGCGACAGCGGCCAGGGCGAACGGGAAAAGCATGACGCCCGCCTCGCGCTGGCCGCGCCGCCAGGCATGGAAGAGCATCCAGAGGACGAGGCCCAAGAAGGCGACCTCGGCGCTCACGGACAAAATCTCGTATATCTGCTCAAGACCCAGCAGCGCAAAGGCAGGGAAGACGAGGAATGCTATCTGAACGCCGCGAATGAATCGCCGGTTGGAGTCGGCGGTAAAACGGAGAATGAACTCCAGCGTAACGGCCATGAAGATCCGACCAATCCATAGATTCATGGGGAAGTACGCGGAATGCGAGATGATGGCTAGCTGCCACAGGAGCTGAATGATCCCGTTGACCGCAACCGTGACGCATAGCAGGGCGAGCCACAGGTACTCAGAGTGATGGCGCTGGGCAAAGAACAGGATCGCTCCGAAGGCTGCCACAAAGAGGAACAGAAGACTCAGCACAAGCTGAGCGATGATCTCGTGGTCCCAGCGCTGGGAAACTGCCACGGCGAGGCGGTCGGCGATGTCGTGATGGGCACCCAGTTCGACGCGATCGAGCAGCCCGTGCGAGATCTGGACACCAGGCGCAGCCCAGGTGCGCACAGCAATCAGAATGGTGCCGTCTGCCGCAGGCGCCGGCAGACTGAGATCGAGCGGCAGCGACATATACATGCTCGGGCTGCCGTCGAACCCGCGCGAATGGCCGACCTCGACGCCGTTGGCGAAGACGGAAAGCTGCCCGATCGAATGCGGGGTCAGCAGCAGGTCCAGCGGCTCACCGCCCGGCGGTTGAAGCTGTCGCGCGTTGATGCGAATGCGATACCAGGCATATCCGGCGTAAGACTCGAAGCCGAGCTCGCTCAGTGGCTTATCGAGCGTGACCGCAGACCAGCTGCTGTCGTCGAGCGCAGGATCCGCCCACTGCGGATTGTCGCCGATCTGGAACCGCCAGGGACCCTCAAGATGCGCCTCCGTGTGGCCGGCGGGGGTCACGGTATTACTGCCGGCGGGCTGGGCCGCCGCTGTGGGAGCCGGAGCGTCATGTGCCCACGCAAAACGGCCTGCGCAGACGACCAGAAGCAGGGTCGCGATCGGCCATAGCGCAGCTCGTCCGGCGAATCTCATGAGTGGTTCAAGTGTAGACGAGGTACGGAAAACCTGCCGCCTCCGCCCCCGCCGGGGATATGGGTGGATACGAGACCGCGAAGCGGCCAGTTCCTGATAACTGCTTGTAACAACAAACAAAACGGCCACCTTCCGGCAGCCGTTCTGTTCAGAGCTGGAGAGTGCCGTTATCCGCGCCGGCCGCGGACAGCCTCCTTGGCCTCCGCAGCGCCCCCCACGGGTGCTTCTGGCACCTCGGCCTTCGCCGCCGTTCCAATGTTCAGCTTCTTGCGCAGCTCCCCGTCCATCCTTGCGAACACATCCTTATTGTCTTTGAGGAAGGTGCGGGTATTCTCGCGGCCCTGGCCGATGCGCTCGCCGCCGTAGCTGTACCAGGCGCCGGACTTCTCCACGATATTGTTCGCCACAGCCAGGTCGAGCACGTCTCCCTCGCGGCTGATGCCTTCACCATAGAGAATGTCGAACTCA from the Occallatibacter riparius genome contains:
- a CDS encoding PP2C family protein-serine/threonine phosphatase; the protein is MRFAGRAALWPIATLLLVVCAGRFAWAHDAPAPTAAAQPAGSNTVTPAGHTEAHLEGPWRFQIGDNPQWADPALDDSSWSAVTLDKPLSELGFESYAGYAWYRIRINARQLQPPGGEPLDLLLTPHSIGQLSVFANGVEVGHSRGFDGSPSMYMSLPLDLSLPAPAADGTILIAVRTWAAPGVQISHGLLDRVELGAHHDIADRLAVAVSQRWDHEIIAQLVLSLLFLFVAAFGAILFFAQRHHSEYLWLALLCVTVAVNGIIQLLWQLAIISHSAYFPMNLWIGRIFMAVTLEFILRFTADSNRRFIRGVQIAFLVFPAFALLGLEQIYEILSVSAEVAFLGLVLWMLFHAWRRGQREAGVMLFPFALAAVADSIDTVLMYMADKRWISDKMANHRFSLGPIQFGISNLSFAIFLASLIAVILYRFVRVSQEEQRSNAEIAAARSVQAMLIPTELPSNKHFMLESAYVPVNGVGGDFFQVLPVEDGSLLIVAGDVSGKGLQAAMNASTLVGAFRNDLSRDPATILQHLNNVLIGAAGSQAARSKDKDAVVSFSTCVCARIYRDGSMDVANAGHLSPYRDGREIELPPGLPLGVIPGMTYEQVRFQLQQGMRVIFLSDGVVEAQNDDGELFGFERTQQVSNESARYIAQTAKRFGQNDDITVISIYIAALESSRTEEEELAPTY